The following are encoded together in the Triticum dicoccoides isolate Atlit2015 ecotype Zavitan chromosome 6B, WEW_v2.0, whole genome shotgun sequence genome:
- the LOC119325453 gene encoding tyrosine N-monooxygenase-like yields MLPPMDSLCLAAMGLLPLLAFVVLVSITKPKSKVMCGGATQLPPGPAFSWPLVGNLPEMMLNRPAFRWIHLMMQEMGTDIACIRLGRIFVIPITCPKIAREVLKKQDANFASRPLTFASSAFSGGYKNAVLSPFGDQWKKMRRVLTSEIICPSRHRWLHNQRAQEADNLTSYVYTLATAPSSAVNVRHVARHYCGNVIRRLVFGRRYFGEPRPDGGSGTMEVEHMDAVFTSLGLLYAFCISDYLPWLRGIGLDLDGHEKIVMEANATVNRLHDTVIDERWRQWKSGQREEVEDFLDVLITLKDAAGNPLLTIEEVKAQSQDIIFAAVDNPSNAVEWALAEMSNIPEVMRKAVEEIDQVVGRERLVQESDILHLPYLKACIREAFRLHPVAPFNVPHVALADSNVAGYRVPKGSHVILSRMGLGRNPAVWDEPLRFKPERHINTTADNDVTLTENELRFISFSTGRRGCVAASLGTAMCVMLFGRLLQGFTWTKPTGVAAVDLSESEHDLFLAKPLVLYAEPRLMGHLYAAGHC; encoded by the exons ATGCTTCCACCGATGGATTCGCTGTGCTTAGCGGCGATGGGGCTATTGCCGTTGCTAGCCTTCGTCGTCCTTGTGTCCATCACCAAGCCCAAGAGCAAGGTCATGTGCGGTGGTGCCACGCAGCTCCCTCCGGGCCCTGCATTCTCGTGGCCCCTGGTGGGCAACCTGCCGGAGATGATGCTCAACAGGCCGGCGTTCCGATGGATACACTTGATGATGCAGGAAATGGGCACCGACATCGCCTGCATCCGCCTCGGCCGCATATTTGTCATCCCCATCACCTGCCCGAAGATCGCCCGCGAGGTACTCAAGAAGCAGGACGCCAACTTCGCCTCCCGCCCGCTCACCTTTGCCTCATCGGCATTTAGCGGCGGGTACAAGAACGCCGTGCTGTCCCCATTCGGCGACCAGTGGAAGAAGATGCGCCGCGTACTCACCTCCGAAATCATCTGCCCCTCCCGGCACCGGTGGCTCCACAACCAGCGTGCCCAAGAGGCCGACAACCTCACAAGCTACGTCTACACGCTCGCCACCGCGCCGTCCTCTGCCGTTAACGTGAGACACGTTGCAAGGCATTACTGTGGTAACGTCATCCGGCGGCTCGTCTTCGGCCGGCGGTACTTCGGCGAGCCTCGGCCAGATGGCGGCTCGGGCACGATGGAGGTGGAGCACATGGACGCTGTGTTCACCTCGCTAGGTCTCCTCTATGCGTTCTGCATCTCTGACTACCTACCATGGCTGCGCGGCATCGGCCTCGACCTGGACGGACACGAGAAGATTGTGATGGAGGCCAATGCGACGGTGAACCGGCTGCACGACACGGTCATTGATGAGAGGTGGAGGCAATGGAAGTCCGGCCAGAGGGAGGAGGTCGAGGACTTTCTTGATGTGCTCATCACGCTCAAGGACGCAGCGGGGAACCCTCTTCTCACCATCGAGGAGGTGAAAGCACAGTCGCAG GACATAATATTTGCCGCCGTTGACAACCCATCAAACGCAGTGGAGTGGGCGCTGGCGGAGATGTCCAACATTCCCGAGGTGATGCGGAAGGCGGTGGAGGAAATCGACCAGGTGGTGGGCCGAGAGCGGCTTGTCCAGGAGTCAGACATCCTGCACCTCCCCTATCTCAAGGCGTGCATTCGTGAGGCATTCCGGCTGCACCCTGTCGCACCCTTCAATGTGCCACACGTCGCGCTTGCTGACAGCAACGTTGCCGGTTACCGTGTGCCCAAGGGCAGCCATGTCATCCTCAGCCGTATGGGACTCGGACGGAACCCAGCTGTCTGGGACGAGCCGCTACGCTTCAAGCCAGAGCGTCATATTAATACAACAGCCGACAATGATGTGACTCTCACGGAGAATGAGTTGCGGTTCATCTCCTTCAGCACTGGCCGCCGTGGGTGCGTGGCGGCGTCACTTGGCACGGCCATGTGCGTAATGCTCTTTGGACGGCTACTGCAGGGATTCACGTGGACCAAGCCAACGGGTGTAGCAGCTGTCGATCTCAGTGAGTCGGAGCACGATTTATTCCTAGCCAAACCGCTTGTGCTATACGCCGAACCTCGCCTGATGGGACATCTCTACGCCGCTGGCCATTGTTGA